In the Bacillus amyloliquefaciens DSM 7 = ATCC 23350 genome, GGTGATTCCGCTGTCCGCCCAGGCTGCGGGCCGCATTGCCTTTTTGATTACGGCCGCATGGTGGGGGCTGTTCACGATCCCGCTCCTTCGCCGCGTCCGCCAGCGCTATTATATCGAGAGAGAGCCTCGGCTTGTGATCAGCAGTTTTAAACGGCTTGCCGGCACGCTGAAGCAGATCAGGAAGTACCGGGCGCTGTTTTTGTTTCTGCTCGCTTATTTCTTCTACATCGACGGGGTCGGCACCATCATCACGATGTCGACGTCATACGGGGCTGACCTCGGCATCAGCGCTGCAAATCTGCTGATTGTTTTATTTGTCACGCAGGTCGTCGCCGCCCCTTTTTCGATTTTGTACGGGAGACTGGCCGAACGGTTTAAGGGGAAAACGATGCTTTACGCCGGAATCGGCGTGTATATGATTGTCTGCACGTATGCTTATTTTATGGATTCCGCTTTTGATTTTTGGATTTTGGCTATGCTTGTCGCCACTTCTCAAGGCGGGATTCAGGCTCTGAGCCGCTCGTACTTTGCCAAGCTCGTCCCCAAACAGCACGCCAATGAATTTTTCGGCTTTTATAATATTTTCGGCAAATTCGCTTCAATTATCGGGCCGCTTTTGATTGCCGTAACCGCCCAGCTGACCGGGAATTCGTCAGCCGCCGTGTTCAGCCTGATACTATTATTTGTGATCGGCATTGCCATCCTTGCGTTTGTTCCGGAGGAGACGGCGTAAAAAAAAGCCTGCGTGCACAGCAGGCTTTCTTTTTTATTTCTTGGCTTTATGGACTTTCAGTTTTTTGTCCTTTGACCGTCGTATTTTTCATAATGCTGAGAACGTGCGGGCCTTTGCCGTTCAGAATCTCGACGTACGAAGCGTTGTCCAGAATCGTGATAATGCCGATATCATCTGCTGAAACGCCGTCGATTTTCGCAATCGTTCCGACAAAATCGACCGCCCTGATTTTTTTCTTTTTTCCGCCGTTAAAGTACAGCTTCATAATGTCTTTGTTTAACTGTTCGCTTTTGTCTGTTTTGACGTCGGGGCGGGCGTTCAATTTTTCCGCAAAAGCCGCTTTCCGTTCCGCTGTTTCTTTCTCTGACGGCGCCTCCCGCTTTTTGATGCGGAAACCGATATATGTCTCAATGTCATTCAGAAATCGCGATTCAGACGGCGTCACAAACGTAATGGCCCGTCCACGGTGTCCGGCGCGCCCCGTTCTGCCTGTGCGATGCACATAGCTTTCTTTTTCAAGCGGAATATCATAATTGATAACGAGGCTGATGTTTTCGATATCAATTCCTCTGGCGGCTACGTCGGTCGCAATCAGATAGCGGAACTCGCCGCGCTTGAACTCATTCATGACGTCAAAGCGGTCTTCCTGCACCATGCCGCCGTGAATTTTATCGCAAGGATAGCCCAGCCTGTCCAGCTCATCGGTTAACTGGATAACTCTTTCTTTTGTCCGGCAGAATATGATGCAGCTGTCCGGGTTTTCAGTGATCAGGACGTCACGCAGCAATGATGATTTATCCTCTTCTGCTGCTCTGGTGACAAAATGCTCGATGTCTTTAGTCGTCAGGCCTTCCGCTTTTACTTCAATCAATTCCGGGTCCTTCATATATGTGCGGCTCAGCTTCTCAACGTCGTCCGGCAGCGTCGCTGAAAACAGCATGGTGACTCTGTTTTTCGGCAGGTGCTGAATGATGGCTTCCACCTGTTCAATAAACCCCATATTCAGCATTTCGTCCGCTTCATCAATCACCACATACGCCAGCCGGTCAAGCGGCAGCGTCCCTTTTTCTATATGGTCAAGCACACGCCCCGGCGTTCCGCAAACGACATGGCTTTTTTGCTTCAGTTCGGTTTTCTGTTTATCAAAAGAAGCTTTTCCGAAAACCGCCGTAGCTTTTATCCGTTTAAAACGGCCGATATTCGTGATATCTTCTTTTATCTGCGCCGCAAGCTCGCGGGTCGGCGTTAAAATCAGCGCCTGCGGTTTGTTTTCCTCCCAATCCGCAAGCTCACAAATCGGAATGCCGAAAGCCGCGGTTTTGCCGCTGCCCGTCTGCGATTTGACGACGAGATCTTTTTTTTGCAGCGCGGCGGGGATGACGCGCCGCTGCACTTCAGTCGGCTCGGTATATTGAAGTCCTTCCAACGCTCTTGCGATGTCGAGGCTGATAGAAAAATCTTTAAATTCGCTCATGAATAAACTCCTTCTCTGTCTAACTCCCCTCATTATACGCGAAACGCCGCCGCTTTACCCTGACGTTTTGCCGGGCCATTCGGAGGACTGCTTTTTCTTCATGTCAAGTACGACCCATTTGGCGCAATAAAAGCTCATGCTTCCTTCCACGTCATCGACATAATAGCGTATCGATTCCCAGCCGCCGTCGACCGGGCTGATATCCAGACGGATGTCGGTGATGCTTTCAAGATCATCCAGCCGGGCAGCGCTCACACCTTCAAACCGCAGCACAGCATCATACTGTCCATCAGTCAGCTTCAGCTCAAATACCGGGATTTTATCATAATACTCGTTATACCCAGTAAAGAAAGTAAACTCCGTCAATTCAAAACACCCCGGTGAATCCGGCCTCAGCATAACTGCTTTCTCATGTTTGTGCCACTCCATTTTGTGTCTCCTTCTTTACAGCTGATTTGGCATGCCTGGTTTATACGGTATTTTTTCACAATACGTATGTATTTCCGGTTACTTATATCCCTGCATCCATTCTCTTAATTCTTCTGTGGTATGCAGATATGAATCAGGCGAATCTTTCAGATCAAACCCGCTCAAATACACGAGCATCTCCCAAACGTTTTCATCCTCAACCTCCGGATCATGTGCAGCCACATACTCACACGCCCAATCCGACACTTCTTCCCTTGCCGCTTGACCGTTCAGGATCAGATCAGCCTTCTTCAGACATTCTGCCATTGTTGGTTCTTTCACGTTAGAAACCTGCTTTTCGATTTCCTTTCATTTCTTGTTTAAAATGCTGACTAACAGCCTCCTGGCCCGTTCGTGCAGCCTGACTTCCTGGCTGAGCTCCGGGTAATCTGTTAAAGCGTTTTCCAGATGCGCATATTGAGGATACAGCTCAAAAAAGGATTTATATAAGGCTTTACGCTGCCGCGCAGGCATTTGTTTATTCGCCAAAACAAAATCTAAGCTGCCGCAGACAAGCGCGAAATATTCATAAAAATCCCCCGCGCAGGCAACCTCCTCAAAGTCTTCTTCAAAACTCCCCGCATCTGAGGGTAGCGGACCCTCCAATTCTTTTTTGTGAAACTTCAGGTTTCTGATGAGGTCATCATTTAAAGAATATCTGCTGGATCTCAACATTTCATTTAGCCGAAAAGAATTCATTTTGTTTCCCATTACTTATATCCCGCTTGTAGATCCCCGAAGTCGAGACCGCGTAAATGGCATTACTTGTCAGCTTCAGCTGATGCCCCGAAAGCTCACCGCCATCCGGATCACAGCACGTTACCTCTTGCACCGGCAGACTGACATCAGCCGGAATGAAGGACAGTGAATGATCATCTTTGCATATCCAAAACCCGTCATCTGAAATCGCAAGCTGGTCATATACCCCTGAACATGCTTTATCAGAAATAATCCACACTCGTTTCACGTCGGTTTCATCAAACGCAGCAATGACTGTATATGAATAATACAGCATGTAGATCAGTCCGTTTTTTTCTGCAAGCGCATAGCAGTCATCTACAACGGGCGCATATATTTCTGAAAGCTGCTGATCAATATGCGTTTCCTTTAATTGTCCGTCTAAAGTGAAGCACAGCATACTTTGACCATTTGAATTTTCATCATCATAAATGCCTTCATCACTTAAACCGACCCATAGGTTTTGTTTCTCATCCAGAAGACTGCATGAAGCCCCTGAAGGCAGAGAAAATACACTTTGTTCTTTTCCATCTGCTGAAAATACCTTCACTTTATGCTCATGCGATTCAAAGAAAACCAACACATACCTGTCATCCGAACTCTGTTGAAACAGCATAATATCCTCACTCGGAATTTGTTCATCGATATGAACCTCTCGGGTGTCGCCGGATTCCTCCGTGATCGTAAACGAAAGACTGCCATTCTGATGCCGTCCGAGATACAGACGCCCGCAGCCGTCAAAATGACAGAAACATCCTTTTACCAGATCGTCATGTATCTTGTTCATTTTTATTTTCATGCAATTGCCCCTTGCTATTTATAATGAGCGGCGAGCTTTTTTTGAAATTCATCCGGAACAATCTGATCCGGGAATACAACTGATATCCAGTCTAAAACATGATCATCTAACGGCCTCCATGATTCTAACGTTTTTCCCGCAATCTCCTGATCAATGCCTAAAATACAAATTTCAAATTCCCTCTCTCCGTAAATCGCCCACTTGAAAGTCGGTGAAGCCCAAACAACACGAGATGCAATGTTCAATATACAGTCATTTTTACTGTGCTTTGGATAATCAGTTAAGATTGAAAGATATTCATCTGCAGTTATATGCAAAGGGATCTTTAACCAGTTAAAATATCCGAATTCCCCGTAAAACCGATTCATATCATCCGAGTGTTCCAGAACGGCCATTAAGATAAATTCATCGTGATGATGATGCGCCAAACTTTTGAGCATCATCCAGCCTTCATCAGACAAGACCCAGTGGAATTCCTCGAATAGATAATAATGTTTTTGTTGTTTAAATACTTGTTCGGGCAACGTTTTGTCTTCATGAAATAAGGAATATATCTGGGATTGAAAGACTGCCGATTCCTTTGTGTTCTTTATAAAAAAGGGGTGCATCTTGTACCTCTCTTCGGCGGTTTATATGCAAGCTCACAGCCGTATTCTGTGTGGAATAAACGGTTTCCCACGTATAAATGTATTTGCTGCAGATCCACGGTTTGGTTTCTGTCCTTTAAGAAAAGAGAGGCTGGGAACCTCTCTTATTTGTTTATTTATGACTTCGAATGATACGCATAAAATGATTGATTATCAAAGCGGACTGTTTCAGCTTCTATAGCAATCAGCATTCTGTTCATGTCAATGAGAAAGTTAGCATTTGATTGGTACTCCGGAATTACAGAATTTGATAGATTTCCGATTCCTTCCGGGTGATAACTCATCTCAAATACTTGCCAATTGTATTCTTCGGGATCTATTTTTTCTAATCTCATATCACCAATATCTGCGCTAAAATAAACAGATGCTACATTTTGAAATAATATTTTATGTGTATATTCACTTTCTTTTTCAAAAACCTTAATATTAAGTGAAAGTTCTTTTTTAAACACATTAAAGTCAAAATGAAGGACAGCGCACCCCTCATCTATATAATCAACCCACTCATTTATTGTTTTGTACATCGTTTATCTCCTAAGGAAAGTTTTGGAGGATTTTTTGTGTCTTTGAGATCTGATTTTAAAGTCTTCACGAAAAATTCTAGCTTTTCTTCATTACAGTTCAATTTATAGACAGTTGTATTTGAATAATTTTCTACAAATCTAATTATAAATCTGTAATATTCGTTTTCTTTATCAATTCTCAAAATAAAAAATGGTTCAATTGTTTCTAAACGTATCCTATCTTGATTCCCTGCTAATAATGCTTCAATCCCTGATATCAGCATTTTATATTCACTTTCTAATAAAGCGGCGGAGTAATCCCGGGCGATTACTTTATTATGTTCCAACAGTTCAAACATTGTTGAGATAAAAGGATCATCCTCCGCCTCTTGGTACCTTCTCGGTGTTATGTCAAGTTCCAGACAATCATCTCTAATTTTGGCCATGCTGCCTCCTCGTTTTGGGTGAAAAGAGAGGCTGGGAACCTCTCTTCGCATTAACAGACTAGGATTCATTTACCATTTCAATCATTTCTGCCGCTTCTAAGTACAATTCATTTATCTTGTTTTGAATTTCTTTTGCGATTTCTTCATCACTTTCTAGATCTGATAAATATCCAGCTTTACCTGAAAACAACTTTTTTTCACAAACCCTAAATGGTCTACACAATAGCCGTCTTCATTATCGCGAAAGTCGGTGCCGTCCAAATAAGTTGCAGAAAAAAATATCAGTGAATTATAGGTACTCTTAAAACAATCTGAGGCCCGTACTTCTTTTCCTATTTTTTTTCGTCTCTAAAAGCAGCTTCAATTTTCAAACCCATTTTTCTAAACTTTTCTTGATTGTTTCTTATTTTGTTTAATGCGATTCGTTCAAATTGTTTTTCTATTTGTAAGATCTCTTTTTGTGTAATAGAACGCAGGTTGATTTTTTTCATATTACACCTCAGTATTCTGGAATTATCCTCTTTCCATAGCCAGTAATGAGTTAAAGTGAGTTAAGTTCCACTTCTTGTGCAACACAGTTTTAAAAATAGTAATATTATTGAAATAACTTATCAATATTTTCCTAGGTATTTAAGGTTATTTTAAGGATTTCAGGGATTTATGACCTTTTACTCACAAAAAAACCGCCGGTGCCGGCGGTTTTCGTATTATGGATAGCGGAGATTTGTATTTTGCGCTCCCGCGTAGGATTGGGCGAAGTTTTTGGCATCCTGTGCTGAAAGCGCGCCATAGCTGTAATTCGATCTCGGATTCCAGCCGGTGCGCGGTGATTTCGGGGCATTGAGCGACGGGAATGAACCGATGTCGGTAAATTGGGCCGTTCCGTAGTCGTCTATCATTCCGCCTTTTTCATTTCCGTTACCGAAATAGTTGGCTTCTGAGAAGACAGTCGCGTTTGTATGAATGGTGAATCCTAAATTGAAATTGGTCACATAGTTGTTTTTCGCGTGAAAATAGCCGTATCTCATCAAGCCCGGCGAACGGACATAGACGTTATTAAAATAGTTGTTGGTGATGGTCATATGCGGATAGCCGATATAATTGCGTCCTTCGTTATCATCATTCGGATAACCGAGAATCAAGCCGTACAGATGATCGGAGAATTTAGAATTAGAAAGAGTCACAAAATCCGCTTTGGCACCGACGTACAGAAGCTTTCCCAAATCGCTGTGGCTGTTCGGATTGTAGCTGTGCCCTTCAAACCACACGTGGTCAATCCAGTAATTCTGTCCGTTCGCTATGTACATCGGAATGTCGTTGTTGCCCGTAATGCTGGCACTATGGCTGATAATGAGGTTTTTGAAAATCACATTGTTTGAGCCGGAGCCTGTTGTCAGATAGATGTTGGTCAGCCTGTGGCTGGTATAAGAGCCGACAATGGTTTTATTGGCGCCGACTGTCACAACGGCTTTACCCGGAGAGTAAATATCACTTGTGATGACAATGGTTTTGCGGTCTGTCCCGCCCGCATTGTTTTTCAAATCATTGAGATTGCTGACATAGACAAAGGAGCCGCCCTGGCCTCCCGATACGGCGGATTTTGCTTTTCCGTTATGATCCTTCGCATTTCCTGCGAACCCGGTAAGTCCCTGCATCACATCCGGATAAGCCGCTGCCGCTTCTGCCTGCTTGGATGCAGAACATAAGATAGCCAGACAAAGCGCAAAGCCGAGAGCAGCCAAGAAAGCGAGATGACGCGTCTTCTTTATCATGCCCTTCACTCCTTTAATCTCTTAAATTGTAAACACAAGAAGTATTATACAACTACTATCCTCTTTTTCCATGATCTGTTTGTCTGCTTTTTCGTTATGGCTGAAAAGCCCCAAAACGTAAAAAAGCAGCCTGGACGGCTGCCTATATACGGGTGCTGTCTGCCTGAGCCTGCTCCGGCACGGCTTTATGCTTTCTCATTAGGGACAGCGCCATCCCTGCAAAAATCATTACAATCCCCAAAGATTGATAAAGGTCGGGGCGAAATCCCGTAAATACGGTGTCAAGCACGATCGCGACAGCCGGGTCAAGAAATACGATGATTGAAATAAACCGGGTGGATAAAAACCGCAGGCTGTCAAAAAAGAGCAAATACACAATTCCCGTGTGAATGATGCCGGTCGAC is a window encoding:
- a CDS encoding MFS transporter, which gives rise to MMKRFSKEESSWMLYDWANSAYSVIIMTAVFPLFFKAAAAENGVSAADSTAYLGYTIAAATFILAMLGPVLGTIADYKGCKKRFFAFFFLIGVAGTAALACIPGESWVLLLICYTISTIGFAGSNVFYDAFLVDVAAKERMNMVSARGFGLGYIGSTIPFLLSIAVILSAQAEVIPLSAQAAGRIAFLITAAWWGLFTIPLLRRVRQRYYIEREPRLVISSFKRLAGTLKQIRKYRALFLFLLAYFFYIDGVGTIITMSTSYGADLGISAANLLIVLFVTQVVAAPFSILYGRLAERFKGKTMLYAGIGVYMIVCTYAYFMDSAFDFWILAMLVATSQGGIQALSRSYFAKLVPKQHANEFFGFYNIFGKFASIIGPLLIAVTAQLTGNSSAAVFSLILLFVIGIAILAFVPEETA
- a CDS encoding YxiJ family protein; amino-acid sequence: MLRSSRYSLNDDLIRNLKFHKKELEGPLPSDAGSFEEDFEEVACAGDFYEYFALVCGSLDFVLANKQMPARQRKALYKSFFELYPQYAHLENALTDYPELSQEVRLHERARRLLVSILNKK
- a CDS encoding polysaccharide lyase family 1 protein, which gives rise to MIKKTRHLAFLAALGFALCLAILCSASKQAEAAAAYPDVMQGLTGFAGNAKDHNGKAKSAVSGGQGGSFVYVSNLNDLKNNAGGTDRKTIVITSDIYSPGKAVVTVGANKTIVGSYTSHRLTNIYLTTGSGSNNVIFKNLIISHSASITGNNDIPMYIANGQNYWIDHVWFEGHSYNPNSHSDLGKLLYVGAKADFVTLSNSKFSDHLYGLILGYPNDDNEGRNYIGYPHMTITNNYFNNVYVRSPGLMRYGYFHAKNNYVTNFNLGFTIHTNATVFSEANYFGNGNEKGGMIDDYGTAQFTDIGSFPSLNAPKSPRTGWNPRSNYSYGALSAQDAKNFAQSYAGAQNTNLRYP